The following coding sequences lie in one Oncorhynchus nerka isolate Pitt River linkage group LG14, Oner_Uvic_2.0, whole genome shotgun sequence genomic window:
- the LOC115141116 gene encoding bromodomain-containing protein 2-like isoform X1, whose translation METAVNPPLDSISLGVVGLSGGGMEHHVSGPGKRMRKPSLLYEGFESPQLPHAPPPPPVQPPVRDPGRQGCMTNQLQFLQKAMIKSLWRHHFAWPFHEPVDAFRLNLPDYHKIIKQPMDMGTIKKRLENNYYRSASECMQDFNTMFTNCYIYNKPTDDIVLMAQSLEKVFLQKVAQMPQEEIELPPPAPRGKPGKGGRKSNVWKAHQVPAVSQSAYSPSSSDTGDSDTPPQTMLPKSLPPTQLLSLPPTLPTAKKKGVKRKADTTTPSNMMTMPLAVGGGRIVGLGKGGHGQGLSHDPSTLSLTSLGDMDPPPSLVRGPMGPGGPVLLQPMMAGGGKTLARRGGSGRPIKPPKKDLPDSVQPKAPRRAKLSQQLRYCNSVLKDLLSKKHAAYAWPFYKPVDASALGLHDYHDIIKCPMDLSNIKRRMDSREYRDSQQFSADVRLMFSNCYKYNPPDHDVVGMARKLQDVFEFRFAKMPDEPLQQAPPKSRGMGGGMGTHAHGGGDSSSSSSSSSSSSESEPSSESESSPSSDSEEERAHRLAELQDQVCTQLRAVHEQLAALSQGPIVKNKKKREKKDKKEKKKKKKPEKRSRGRPSAEVGGEDWEMPMRTPKSKSSSRSSAPASSQGKRGPGKKKGSKNTKKSQAATMPYYASPTFSMLPHYDSEEEEETSPMSYDEKRQLSLDINKLPGEKLGRVVHIIQSREPSLRDTNPEEIEIDFETLKPSTLRELERYVMTCLRKKPRKPYVKKGGPGKSREELTLEKKRELERRLQDVSGQLNSGKKPQKPKAEKLSGVEPHAQPSRLSGSSSSSDSSSSSSSSSSDTSESDSG comes from the exons ATGGAAACGGCCGTTAACCCGCCCCTTGACAG CATCTCTCTGGGAGTGGTGGGGCTGTCTGGCGGCGGGATGGAGCACCATGTCTCGGGCCCAGGCAAGCGCATGCGGAAGCCCTCGCTGCTGTATGAAGGCTTTGAGAGCCCCCAGTTGCCACATGCGCCGCCCCCTCCCCCGGTCCAGCCCCCCGTCAGGGACCCCGGCCGGCAGGGTTGCATGACCAACCAGCTGCAGTTCCTCCAGAAGGCTATGATCAAGTCCCTGTGGAGACACCATTTTGCCTGGCCTTTCCATGAGCCAGTGGATGCCTTCAGACTCAACCTCCCA GATTATCACAAGATCATCAAGCAGCCCATGGACATGGGCACCATCAAGAAGCGGCTGGAGAACAACTACTACCGCAGCGCCAGTGAGTGCATGCAGGACTTCAACACCATGTTCACCAACTGTTACATCTACAACAAG cccACAGATGACATCGTGCTGATGGCCCAGTCCCTGGAGAAGGTGTTCCTGCAGAAGGTGGCCCAGATGCCCCAGGAGGAGATTGAGCTGCCCCCTCCTGCCCCCAGGGGCAAGCCTGGCAAAGGAGGCCGCAAGTCCAACG TGTGGAAAGCTCACCAGGTCCCTGCGGTGTCCCAGTCAGCatactccccctcctcctctgacaCGGGTGACTCCGACACCCCCCCCCAGACCATGCTGCCCAAGAGTCTGCCCCCCACACAGCTGTTGAGCCTGCCCCCCACACTGCCCACCGCTAAG aaGAAGGGAGTGAAGCGGAAGGCAgacaccaccactccctccaaCATGATGACCATGCCCCTGGCTGTAGGAGGGGGTCGGATTGTGGGCCTGGGGAAAGGAGGCCACGGGCAAGGCCTGAGCCAcgacccctccactctctccctcacctccctggggGACATGGACCCCCCTCCCAGCCTGGTTAGAGGACCCATGGGCCCAGGAGGCCCCGTTCTGCTCCAGCCAATGATGGCCGGAGGCGGGAAGACCTTGGCTCGGCGCGGGGGCAGTGGACGCCCCATCAAGCCCCCCAAAAAGGATCTGCCGGACTCTGTGCAGCCCAAGGCGCCGCGGCGGGCCAAGTTGAGCCAACAGCTGCGTTACTGTAACAGTGTACTGAAGGATCTGCTGTCCAAGAAACACGCGGCCTACGCCTGGCCCTTCTACAAGCCAGTGGACGCCTCGGCCCTGGGCCTGCACGACTATCACGACATAATCAAGTGCCCCATGGACCTCAGCAACATCAAG AGGAGGATGGACAGTCGGGAGTACAGGGATTCGCAACAGTTTTCCGCTGACGTCCGACTCATGTTCTCCAACTGCTACAAATACAACCCCCCTGACCATGACGTAGTGGGCATGGCCCGCAAACTGCAG GACGTGTTTGAGTTCCGCTTCGCCAAGATGCCGGACGAGCCCCTCCAGCAGGCTCCCCCCAAGTCCCGTGGCATGGGCGGCGGCATGGGCACTCACGCTCACGGCGGAGGTGACTCCTCATCTTCGTCGTCGTCGTCCTCCTCCTCGTCAGAGAGCGAGCCCAGCAGCGAGAGCGAGAGCAGCCCCAGCTCGGACAGCGAGGAGGAGCGAGCACACCGCCTGGCCGAGTTACAGGACCAGGTGTGTACACAG CTCCGAGCCGTACACGAGCAGCTGGCAGCCCTCTCCCAGGGTCCAATTGTCAagaacaagaagaagagagagaagaaagacaagaaggagaaaaagaagaagaagaagccggAGAAGCGAAGCCGAGGACGGCCCAGTGCGGAGGTAGGGGGTGAGGACTGGGAGATGCCGATGAGGACTCCGAAGAGTAAATCCAGTAGCAGGAGCTCAGCTCCCGCCTCCTCACAGGGCAAGAGAGGCCCTGGCAAGAAGAAGGGCAGCAA AAACACCAAGAAGTCCCAGGCTGCTACCATGCCCTACTACGCTTCGCCTACTTTCTCCATGCTGCCCCACTACGACtccgaggaagaggaggagacgtCTCCCATGTCGTACGACGAGAAGCGCCAGCTGAGCCTGGACATCAACAAGCTGCCCGGCGAAAAGCTGGGCCGCGTCGTCCACATCATCCAGTCCCGCGAGCCCTCGCTGCGCGACACCAACCCCGAGGAAATCGAAATCGACTTTGAGACGCTCAAGCCGTCGACGCTGCGCGAGCTGGAGCGCTACGTCATGACGTGCCTGAGGAAGAAGCCCCGTAAGCCCTATG TGAAGAAAGGGGGCCCCGGCAAGTCCAGAGAAGAACTGACtctggagaagaagagggagctGGAGAGGAGGCTGCAGGATGTCAGCGGACAGCTCAACTCTGGCAAGAAACCCCAGAAACCCAAGG CGGAGAAGCTCAGCGGCGTGGAGCCCCATGCCCAGCCCTCCCGCCTCAGTGGCAGCAGCTCCAGCTcagactcttcctcctcctcgtcatccTCCTCCTCTGACACCAGTGAATCAGACTCGGGTTGa
- the LOC115141116 gene encoding bromodomain-containing protein 2-like isoform X3: METAVNPPLDSISLGVVGLSGGGMEHHVSGPGKRMRKPSLLYEGFESPQLPHAPPPPPVQPPVRDPGRQGCMTNQLQFLQKAMIKSLWRHHFAWPFHEPVDAFRLNLPDYHKIIKQPMDMGTIKKRLENNYYRSASECMQDFNTMFTNCYIYNKPTDDIVLMAQSLEKVFLQKVAQMPQEEIELPPPAPRGKPGKGGRKSNVWKAHQVPAVSQSAYSPSSSDTGDSDTPPQTMLPKSLPPTQLLSLPPTLPTAKKKGVKRKADTTTPSNMMTMPLAVGGGRIVGLGKGGHGQGLSHDPSTLSLTSLGDMDPPPSLVRGPMGPGGPVLLQPMMAGGGKTLARRGGSGRPIKPPKKDLPDSVQPKAPRRAKLSQQLRYCNSVLKDLLSKKHAAYAWPFYKPVDASALGLHDYHDIIKCPMDLSNIKRRMDSREYRDSQQFSADVRLMFSNCYKYNPPDHDVVGMARKLQDVFEFRFAKMPDEPLQQAPPKSRGMGGGMGTHAHGGGDSSSSSSSSSSSSESEPSSESESSPSSDSEEERAHRLAELQDQLRAVHEQLAALSQGPIVKNKKKREKKDKKEKKKKKKPEKRSRGRPSAEVGGEDWEMPMRTPKSKSSSRSSAPASSQGKRGPGKKKGSKNTKKSQAATMPYYASPTFSMLPHYDSEEEEETSPMSYDEKRQLSLDINKLPGEKLGRVVHIIQSREPSLRDTNPEEIEIDFETLKPSTLRELERYVMTCLRKKPRKPYVKKGGPGKSREELTLEKKRELERRLQDVSGQLNSGKKPQKPKAEKLSGVEPHAQPSRLSGSSSSSDSSSSSSSSSSDTSESDSG; the protein is encoded by the exons ATGGAAACGGCCGTTAACCCGCCCCTTGACAG CATCTCTCTGGGAGTGGTGGGGCTGTCTGGCGGCGGGATGGAGCACCATGTCTCGGGCCCAGGCAAGCGCATGCGGAAGCCCTCGCTGCTGTATGAAGGCTTTGAGAGCCCCCAGTTGCCACATGCGCCGCCCCCTCCCCCGGTCCAGCCCCCCGTCAGGGACCCCGGCCGGCAGGGTTGCATGACCAACCAGCTGCAGTTCCTCCAGAAGGCTATGATCAAGTCCCTGTGGAGACACCATTTTGCCTGGCCTTTCCATGAGCCAGTGGATGCCTTCAGACTCAACCTCCCA GATTATCACAAGATCATCAAGCAGCCCATGGACATGGGCACCATCAAGAAGCGGCTGGAGAACAACTACTACCGCAGCGCCAGTGAGTGCATGCAGGACTTCAACACCATGTTCACCAACTGTTACATCTACAACAAG cccACAGATGACATCGTGCTGATGGCCCAGTCCCTGGAGAAGGTGTTCCTGCAGAAGGTGGCCCAGATGCCCCAGGAGGAGATTGAGCTGCCCCCTCCTGCCCCCAGGGGCAAGCCTGGCAAAGGAGGCCGCAAGTCCAACG TGTGGAAAGCTCACCAGGTCCCTGCGGTGTCCCAGTCAGCatactccccctcctcctctgacaCGGGTGACTCCGACACCCCCCCCCAGACCATGCTGCCCAAGAGTCTGCCCCCCACACAGCTGTTGAGCCTGCCCCCCACACTGCCCACCGCTAAG aaGAAGGGAGTGAAGCGGAAGGCAgacaccaccactccctccaaCATGATGACCATGCCCCTGGCTGTAGGAGGGGGTCGGATTGTGGGCCTGGGGAAAGGAGGCCACGGGCAAGGCCTGAGCCAcgacccctccactctctccctcacctccctggggGACATGGACCCCCCTCCCAGCCTGGTTAGAGGACCCATGGGCCCAGGAGGCCCCGTTCTGCTCCAGCCAATGATGGCCGGAGGCGGGAAGACCTTGGCTCGGCGCGGGGGCAGTGGACGCCCCATCAAGCCCCCCAAAAAGGATCTGCCGGACTCTGTGCAGCCCAAGGCGCCGCGGCGGGCCAAGTTGAGCCAACAGCTGCGTTACTGTAACAGTGTACTGAAGGATCTGCTGTCCAAGAAACACGCGGCCTACGCCTGGCCCTTCTACAAGCCAGTGGACGCCTCGGCCCTGGGCCTGCACGACTATCACGACATAATCAAGTGCCCCATGGACCTCAGCAACATCAAG AGGAGGATGGACAGTCGGGAGTACAGGGATTCGCAACAGTTTTCCGCTGACGTCCGACTCATGTTCTCCAACTGCTACAAATACAACCCCCCTGACCATGACGTAGTGGGCATGGCCCGCAAACTGCAG GACGTGTTTGAGTTCCGCTTCGCCAAGATGCCGGACGAGCCCCTCCAGCAGGCTCCCCCCAAGTCCCGTGGCATGGGCGGCGGCATGGGCACTCACGCTCACGGCGGAGGTGACTCCTCATCTTCGTCGTCGTCGTCCTCCTCCTCGTCAGAGAGCGAGCCCAGCAGCGAGAGCGAGAGCAGCCCCAGCTCGGACAGCGAGGAGGAGCGAGCACACCGCCTGGCCGAGTTACAGGACCAG CTCCGAGCCGTACACGAGCAGCTGGCAGCCCTCTCCCAGGGTCCAATTGTCAagaacaagaagaagagagagaagaaagacaagaaggagaaaaagaagaagaagaagccggAGAAGCGAAGCCGAGGACGGCCCAGTGCGGAGGTAGGGGGTGAGGACTGGGAGATGCCGATGAGGACTCCGAAGAGTAAATCCAGTAGCAGGAGCTCAGCTCCCGCCTCCTCACAGGGCAAGAGAGGCCCTGGCAAGAAGAAGGGCAGCAA AAACACCAAGAAGTCCCAGGCTGCTACCATGCCCTACTACGCTTCGCCTACTTTCTCCATGCTGCCCCACTACGACtccgaggaagaggaggagacgtCTCCCATGTCGTACGACGAGAAGCGCCAGCTGAGCCTGGACATCAACAAGCTGCCCGGCGAAAAGCTGGGCCGCGTCGTCCACATCATCCAGTCCCGCGAGCCCTCGCTGCGCGACACCAACCCCGAGGAAATCGAAATCGACTTTGAGACGCTCAAGCCGTCGACGCTGCGCGAGCTGGAGCGCTACGTCATGACGTGCCTGAGGAAGAAGCCCCGTAAGCCCTATG TGAAGAAAGGGGGCCCCGGCAAGTCCAGAGAAGAACTGACtctggagaagaagagggagctGGAGAGGAGGCTGCAGGATGTCAGCGGACAGCTCAACTCTGGCAAGAAACCCCAGAAACCCAAGG CGGAGAAGCTCAGCGGCGTGGAGCCCCATGCCCAGCCCTCCCGCCTCAGTGGCAGCAGCTCCAGCTcagactcttcctcctcctcgtcatccTCCTCCTCTGACACCAGTGAATCAGACTCGGGTTGa
- the LOC115141116 gene encoding bromodomain-containing protein 2-like isoform X2 → MSKTYHRISLGVVGLSGGGMEHHVSGPGKRMRKPSLLYEGFESPQLPHAPPPPPVQPPVRDPGRQGCMTNQLQFLQKAMIKSLWRHHFAWPFHEPVDAFRLNLPDYHKIIKQPMDMGTIKKRLENNYYRSASECMQDFNTMFTNCYIYNKPTDDIVLMAQSLEKVFLQKVAQMPQEEIELPPPAPRGKPGKGGRKSNVWKAHQVPAVSQSAYSPSSSDTGDSDTPPQTMLPKSLPPTQLLSLPPTLPTAKKKGVKRKADTTTPSNMMTMPLAVGGGRIVGLGKGGHGQGLSHDPSTLSLTSLGDMDPPPSLVRGPMGPGGPVLLQPMMAGGGKTLARRGGSGRPIKPPKKDLPDSVQPKAPRRAKLSQQLRYCNSVLKDLLSKKHAAYAWPFYKPVDASALGLHDYHDIIKCPMDLSNIKRRMDSREYRDSQQFSADVRLMFSNCYKYNPPDHDVVGMARKLQDVFEFRFAKMPDEPLQQAPPKSRGMGGGMGTHAHGGGDSSSSSSSSSSSSESEPSSESESSPSSDSEEERAHRLAELQDQVCTQLRAVHEQLAALSQGPIVKNKKKREKKDKKEKKKKKKPEKRSRGRPSAEVGGEDWEMPMRTPKSKSSSRSSAPASSQGKRGPGKKKGSKNTKKSQAATMPYYASPTFSMLPHYDSEEEEETSPMSYDEKRQLSLDINKLPGEKLGRVVHIIQSREPSLRDTNPEEIEIDFETLKPSTLRELERYVMTCLRKKPRKPYVKKGGPGKSREELTLEKKRELERRLQDVSGQLNSGKKPQKPKAEKLSGVEPHAQPSRLSGSSSSSDSSSSSSSSSSDTSESDSG, encoded by the exons ATGAGCAAGACCTACCACCG CATCTCTCTGGGAGTGGTGGGGCTGTCTGGCGGCGGGATGGAGCACCATGTCTCGGGCCCAGGCAAGCGCATGCGGAAGCCCTCGCTGCTGTATGAAGGCTTTGAGAGCCCCCAGTTGCCACATGCGCCGCCCCCTCCCCCGGTCCAGCCCCCCGTCAGGGACCCCGGCCGGCAGGGTTGCATGACCAACCAGCTGCAGTTCCTCCAGAAGGCTATGATCAAGTCCCTGTGGAGACACCATTTTGCCTGGCCTTTCCATGAGCCAGTGGATGCCTTCAGACTCAACCTCCCA GATTATCACAAGATCATCAAGCAGCCCATGGACATGGGCACCATCAAGAAGCGGCTGGAGAACAACTACTACCGCAGCGCCAGTGAGTGCATGCAGGACTTCAACACCATGTTCACCAACTGTTACATCTACAACAAG cccACAGATGACATCGTGCTGATGGCCCAGTCCCTGGAGAAGGTGTTCCTGCAGAAGGTGGCCCAGATGCCCCAGGAGGAGATTGAGCTGCCCCCTCCTGCCCCCAGGGGCAAGCCTGGCAAAGGAGGCCGCAAGTCCAACG TGTGGAAAGCTCACCAGGTCCCTGCGGTGTCCCAGTCAGCatactccccctcctcctctgacaCGGGTGACTCCGACACCCCCCCCCAGACCATGCTGCCCAAGAGTCTGCCCCCCACACAGCTGTTGAGCCTGCCCCCCACACTGCCCACCGCTAAG aaGAAGGGAGTGAAGCGGAAGGCAgacaccaccactccctccaaCATGATGACCATGCCCCTGGCTGTAGGAGGGGGTCGGATTGTGGGCCTGGGGAAAGGAGGCCACGGGCAAGGCCTGAGCCAcgacccctccactctctccctcacctccctggggGACATGGACCCCCCTCCCAGCCTGGTTAGAGGACCCATGGGCCCAGGAGGCCCCGTTCTGCTCCAGCCAATGATGGCCGGAGGCGGGAAGACCTTGGCTCGGCGCGGGGGCAGTGGACGCCCCATCAAGCCCCCCAAAAAGGATCTGCCGGACTCTGTGCAGCCCAAGGCGCCGCGGCGGGCCAAGTTGAGCCAACAGCTGCGTTACTGTAACAGTGTACTGAAGGATCTGCTGTCCAAGAAACACGCGGCCTACGCCTGGCCCTTCTACAAGCCAGTGGACGCCTCGGCCCTGGGCCTGCACGACTATCACGACATAATCAAGTGCCCCATGGACCTCAGCAACATCAAG AGGAGGATGGACAGTCGGGAGTACAGGGATTCGCAACAGTTTTCCGCTGACGTCCGACTCATGTTCTCCAACTGCTACAAATACAACCCCCCTGACCATGACGTAGTGGGCATGGCCCGCAAACTGCAG GACGTGTTTGAGTTCCGCTTCGCCAAGATGCCGGACGAGCCCCTCCAGCAGGCTCCCCCCAAGTCCCGTGGCATGGGCGGCGGCATGGGCACTCACGCTCACGGCGGAGGTGACTCCTCATCTTCGTCGTCGTCGTCCTCCTCCTCGTCAGAGAGCGAGCCCAGCAGCGAGAGCGAGAGCAGCCCCAGCTCGGACAGCGAGGAGGAGCGAGCACACCGCCTGGCCGAGTTACAGGACCAGGTGTGTACACAG CTCCGAGCCGTACACGAGCAGCTGGCAGCCCTCTCCCAGGGTCCAATTGTCAagaacaagaagaagagagagaagaaagacaagaaggagaaaaagaagaagaagaagccggAGAAGCGAAGCCGAGGACGGCCCAGTGCGGAGGTAGGGGGTGAGGACTGGGAGATGCCGATGAGGACTCCGAAGAGTAAATCCAGTAGCAGGAGCTCAGCTCCCGCCTCCTCACAGGGCAAGAGAGGCCCTGGCAAGAAGAAGGGCAGCAA AAACACCAAGAAGTCCCAGGCTGCTACCATGCCCTACTACGCTTCGCCTACTTTCTCCATGCTGCCCCACTACGACtccgaggaagaggaggagacgtCTCCCATGTCGTACGACGAGAAGCGCCAGCTGAGCCTGGACATCAACAAGCTGCCCGGCGAAAAGCTGGGCCGCGTCGTCCACATCATCCAGTCCCGCGAGCCCTCGCTGCGCGACACCAACCCCGAGGAAATCGAAATCGACTTTGAGACGCTCAAGCCGTCGACGCTGCGCGAGCTGGAGCGCTACGTCATGACGTGCCTGAGGAAGAAGCCCCGTAAGCCCTATG TGAAGAAAGGGGGCCCCGGCAAGTCCAGAGAAGAACTGACtctggagaagaagagggagctGGAGAGGAGGCTGCAGGATGTCAGCGGACAGCTCAACTCTGGCAAGAAACCCCAGAAACCCAAGG CGGAGAAGCTCAGCGGCGTGGAGCCCCATGCCCAGCCCTCCCGCCTCAGTGGCAGCAGCTCCAGCTcagactcttcctcctcctcgtcatccTCCTCCTCTGACACCAGTGAATCAGACTCGGGTTGa